The nucleotide sequence CGAGTGACTGAGTTGAATGATGTATTTGCAACCGTGTTGGCGGACGGTTTCGCCAATTGTCTTCCAGAAGGGAATCAAGCGATCTGCGTGAATCGTAGACACCTGGGGGGTAATGCGACCTTCGATCGAAACGGGGACGTAGGAAGAGATAATCGCCCCCACGCCCCCTTTGGCAAATTTGTTTTCCCAATTGACGCGAGCTTGGTTCCCCGAGCCGTCGTAGTTATCCCATCGACCCGTTACGCTGGAGCGAAAGACACGATTTTTAACCGTAAGATGGCGAAACTCAATCGGATCCAAAACAGTCTTGCTGTTGCTCATCATTCGTTATCCTTATTCAATTAAAACGGTAAGGATTGCGGTCCGTACTGACCTCCAGAAGTCTCTAAAATTGCGATATGGCAGGCGATCGCCGAGACCGCCTCAGCTCGCTCCAGTATAAAGAAATAGCGATCGGACCACCTCACTGACAATAGGGTGCGATTTGGAGATTGCCGTTTATTCATCTTTGAAACGTTGATGGCGGAAGAATAGCCGATAGTCTCCATAAAATGAAGATACGAATTTTGAAGTCGAGAGCAACTCTCCAATGGGTTTTGCCTTGTTGCGATACTCGTCTGAGTTTCCTTCGCTGTCACCTACCTCTCGCGGATCGACAGCATGCACGGTAAATAACAGCGTATCGGGGGCGAGGGTTGCCAAGTCGTTTCTAAAGTCTCGACCGGATTCTTTTGGAAAGGCGATCGCGGGGTTGGGCACGAGAAAGAGTTCTCTGGGATAGATCGGCTGAGCAACCGTTTGTCCAAAGCGATCGACCTCCGCCAGATCTCGGACGTATAACTTGGTAGGATAGCGGGTCACCCTTCTAAAAATGAGGTTGATCAGTCGAGGACCAATCTCATTCACAACTGGAACAATGGTGGAGAATTCATTCGCCAAGATATTGTGGTTATCCCCTTGACCGGTCAGCGACACCAGCGCGGAAAAGTTTTCCGAGTGCTTGCGATCCACAAACAGCTTGAGGGCTAGGCCCGGGGCAAAGGGGCGATCGGACGGATCGCGCGTGACGGAGAGTCTGATTAAGCCGTAGTCTGCTCCTGAAAAGACACCGGTAAAAGGATTCCCACTGGCGGCCACAAACTTAACTTTAGCAACAGCACCGTGGGCGTGAATTGCCTTTTTCCAGTTTTTGGGGGCTTCATCCGCCTGCAGGTCCATTTTCTTGCTCAACGCCGTGAAAAACAGACCGGGAATGTCAATTTTTTCCAATGGAGGCAAGGAAGAATACTGAGACGGAAGAATCCTCTCCTGCCACAAAAATTCTTGTTTCTTCTGCGCACTCCACGACTGATAGTCCGAGGGCAGAGGATCGAATTGCACCGGATTCTGCAGATATTGCTGCATTCTTTCTAGAAGGCCGGACATAATTTTCTTTTATTTTAAGGTTCTTGAAATCTTACTAAAAAAGTCTTTACAGTTGGTAAGGCCCTCCTGCATTGCCAAGCAATGACTAAAGCTTAATCTGCAAAAGTTTTGTAAACTGCAGGTCAGTTTTCACAATATTTGTAGGATATCATTGACCCACAAACCGATCAAGTCATTGAAGGTTGCCCAGATCGAGTTATTGGCATTGACTCGATCGCATCTTTGGTTGATTCGTTTTTAGATTCTGCTTCATCTCGGTTGCGCTCTAGGATGATTTTTAATTATGGCTAAACGCCCCTGGCACCAACAGCCACTTTTGTTTGCTCTGCTGAAGTTACGAGAGTTTCGCAATAATTTGCGTCGAGACAACTTACACGACACCTCTCAGTTTCCCGATCGCGACAAACTCCCCAAGCCTGCGGCGACGAATGGCAAGGGGCATTTAAAGGCCCGCACGCCCGATGGCAGTTACAACGATCCAGACAGTCCAGAAATGGGCATGGCAGGAACGCGCTTCGGTCGCAACGTACCGCTGGCCGATGCGTTTCCCGATAAAGACAAGCTGCTGACCCCCAATCCGCGCGTGTTGAGCCGCAAGCTGATGACGCGAGAGGAGTTTGTGCCGGCAACCATTGTCAACTTACTGGCTGCCCCGTGGATTCAGTTTCAAAACCACGATTGGATGTCCCACGGCGACAACCAGCCCAATAATAAAGTCGAAATTCCTTTGGAGGAAGACGATCCGTGGCCGCAGGAGCATCGGCCCCTTGCAATTAAGAAAACCTTAGAAGATGAATCCCGAGATCCGAACGACACTTCGAACCCGCCCAGCTTTATCAATGAAGTGACCCACTGGTGGGATGGTTCCCAAATCTACGGCAGCGATCGCGAGACGGTTGAAAAACTGCGCTCCCACGTGGATGGCAAGCTAACGATCGAGGACAATGGCCTGCTGCCGCTCGATCCCGAGCTGGGCATCGATTCGACCGGGTTTAATGACAACTACTGGATCGGTCTGAGCCTTTTGCACACGCTGTTTGTCAAAGAGCACAATACCATTTGCGATCGCCTCAAGCAGAAATATTCCAACATGAGCGACGACGAGCTGTTCGACAAAGCTCGCCTGATTAATGCTGCCCTGATGGCCAAGATCCACACTGTCGAATGGACTCCGGCCATTTTGCCGCATCCAGCCACTGTGGCAGCTTTGAATGCCAACTGGTATGGATTGCTCGGTCAAAAATTCAAAAACTTCATCGGCCGCATTGGCGATAGCGAGGCCCTCAGCGGCATTATCGGTTCCTCCACCGACCAATTCGGTGCCCCTTATTACTTGACTGAGGAGTTTGTCTCCGTTTATCGCCTGCACCCCTTGATTCCCGATGACTATGATTTCCGTTCTTTAGATGGCGATCGTACTGTCCTCCAAAAAAACTTTTTCGAGATCTCCGGCAATCGTGCTCGAGCTGTGGTGGAACAGGTGGGCATGGACGATCTGTTTTACTCGTTTGGTACTGCCTATCCGGGAGCCATCACTCTGCACAACTATCCCAAGTTTTTGCAGCAGTTCGCGAAGGATAATGGCGAAGTGTTCGACCTGGCTGCAGTCGATATTTTGCGCGATCGCGAGCGCGGCGTACCGCGATACAACCGCTTCCGCGAGTTACTGGGTCGCGGCAAAGTGAAATCCTTTGATGAAATCACCAGCAATCCCACTTGGGCCAGCGAGCTTAAGGAGTTGTACAACAACGACATCGATAGCATCGATCTGATGGTGGGCATGTTTGCGGAAGATCTGCCGGATGGCTTTGGCTTCAGCGACACTGCCTTTCGCATCTTTATTTTGATGGCGTCGCGCCGCTTGAAGAGCGATCGCTTCTTCACCAAAGACTACACGGCGGAGGTCTACACCCAGTTGGGATTGGAGTGGATCGATAAGACCAGTATGCTGGACGTGCTCGAGCGCCACTATCCGGCCCTCGCCCCCTGTCTTGAAGGGGTGGAGAATGCCTTCGCCCCCTGGAAGCGGGCTGCGTAATCTCAACAGCAAAGATTTACCACCCTCTTCTTTCCTTAAGGAGAGGGATATGCATTTTTTGGAGTGAACAAGGTTATTTGATGACACGGAATCATTTAGGAGTCATAACGAGGTCTACTTCTCCTGGTTTCTTCGATGTGTCGCCATATAAGGCTGTCTGGGTCTGGCCTTTCACTGGGCGTTTTTCTTCTCGCAGCTCTTTATACGGAAAGGCTATCTGCAGTGCTTCGATAGTGGCAGAGAGCGTAAACTTACGGGCATCAGTACGGACTATAACCATAGAATCATCGCTCATGCGCTTGGCTGCTCCACCGAACACGCTAGCCAGAAGTTCGCGGTAGTCTGACTGCGACTCGAATTTCCTCTGCCATCTACCCCCTCGACGTTTTGGCGAGGGGCGCTGACCAAGCATCCATAGTCGTAGCCATTGGTCGCAATGGTAATTGGTGACACCATAATAGGGTGGCGATGTGAACAAGAGATCGAAGGGTTCTGTAATTGCTCGCCACTGGTAATTCGAACTGAGCAGACGAACACTGTCTCCAAGCAGAACATCTCCCACAAGTTCTGGTCTGCCCTTCTTGTATCGCCAAACGATCCGCTGCTCTAAAAAAGCAACTGGATCCACATCAGGTGGTCCCATTCCGCGCTCAGCCCACCACCGCACAGAATAATCAGGAGCCATCGCTTTACTATCCCGCATCTGATTCGATAGTGATGAAGAACGCCTACCGTGGAGGGAAACAAGGATAAACGCCATTAACGTGCGATCTACCTTGCTCTCACGAGCTCTCCATCGCAGACTCTCGCGAGCAGCCAGTAAGAAGCGCAACACGGCAGGGGAATAGGCCCACTCGAAGAATGTAGGTAAGTTTGCTCGCCCTATATCTATTCTCTCGAATTCGATCTCGCGCAGACGCTTAAGGACTCGTGCTTGAGTTGCTGGATGAAGCTTGACTGAGCTATATAGCCACCCCACGGGGTTGATTTCAATCCCGCATCCAGTGCGTCCCTTTGCTGCAGCGGCGAATATACTGGACCCTCGACCCACAAATGGATCGAGAATGCGGTCACCAGGCTGCGTATAAGTTTCGATTACATCATATGCGAAGTCCAGCGGAAACATCGCGTAGTAAGGACCGACTCCGGCCCAGCGGTCTATGGCTGTCTGAAATTTACGCGGTCGGCGTTTTGGAATATCAATATTGACCTCCATCAAGTTTCCTCTTCCGCCATGAGACTCTTAGCGAGTTGCTCAAGTACTTCTCTGCCTAGGTTAAGTGGAATCGCAGCCTCGGCATGAGCGGAGATAAGTGGAGAGACCGCATTGGGAAAGCGAGCCGAGAACGTTGCGTCGAGAAGACTCATGGCATCGGCAAGGCGCGGGAAATGACTTGGATCCCTGCGTGATAAATCCCGCGACGCATCTGTCAGGAAGGGAAGCGAGGCAACGATTCGAGCGCCTGAGGCCGTTTTGTAGAAGAGCTTGCGTCCGAAATACGTGTCCTGACCAAACGGCTTGTCGCCGAGCGCTATATGATTTCGGATGTATTCATTTGTGAGGAGTACTGCCGTCTGAGGCTCGAAGCGCCTTTTCCCATTCACACGGCTCACAGGAGCATCCAGAACTTCGTAGTGATCTACGAATGCGCCACTTTTCTCTACACCGACAAGCAATAGATCCTTGCCAATCACTTGCCGCGCAGCCCCATTAATCCGCTTCAATTCCTGATAGATGGCGCGACTGAGCCAAGCAGGATGCCCAAAAACCGCAAGTGGCCCATCCAGAACGATACCGAGGTTTCTGAGCAGCCGAAAGCGCCGGGGTTTACGCTCTATCCATCGAAGGAAATTAACAGCCCACACCCTCTCCCAGACCTGCATTGCCTCTGCAAACATTGCTCCGCTTGACCCATTTGGATTCAGCCCTTCATGAATGCGTAGGGCATCGGTGGAGTACCAAATCCTTTGTTGTTCGCATTTGCAGTGGGTATCTCCTGATGAAGGAGCATAGGTGGCATCAGTCGGACAATCATCATAGGGACACTGTTGAGGGCGCTCGCTGGGTTTATAAGCCAAAAGGGCCTCGTAGGTTTCAAGTAGCGTTTCTCCGTCTGAAAGCGGGCGCTTTTCAAGGATCGACTCAAAGAACACGCGGCGGAAAGATGCTTTGGGTGTTGGCTCACTGTCTACAACGACATTGCAACCAGGAAGCGCGCAGTCGATACTACCTGGCTCTTCCGTTCTGCGCGATGCCAGAGGGTTTACTGGACGGCTCCGGTCTAGTTCGCGCTGCTTCTTGACGTCTAAAATAACTGAAGCAACCGTAATGTAGGCTAGTTCGGCCCCTGGATATCCATTCTCAACAGGTAGTTGGTGATAGCTACCGTCTACGGCAAGGAGAAGATCGGGTAACCATCCGCTCGGCTTTACGTCGGCAATGAGTGGTTTTACATCTACCTGTTCTCCATCTGACACCCGTTTCTTACACCGTCTAACGATACTCTGAACGCGATCGCTATTCGCAATCCGAGCTAGTGGCTTATATCCAGCAAATTCTCCTTTGTAGGGCATCGGCTAAGCTCCTTCTGAGTTCTGAGAGGAAGAGGTTTCCGGCTTAACAAGCTGGAGCATAAATTCTCGCACCTGTACCGGGACCACGAAAGGGTTCGAAATTGTCTTGACGCGAAGGAAGCCTTTGTCTTGGGCACGGAGGATCGAACCTTCAAAGTCAGCAAAGTCGTAGAACTTTCGCAACTCGCGCGTTTCATCAGTGTTGTTAAGATGGCCGATGAACCAGTTCGAGGTGTTCTTCAGAATATTCTTTTGAATACTCGATACCTCCTGCGTGACATAAATCAAGCCGAGATTGTACTTTGCGCCCTCCTTTGCTGTGCGAACCCAGATGTCGCGGTAATCGGTCTCTCGATCAGATGGCAGAAGGTTGTGGGCTTCCTCTGCATAAATGAGGATATTCGGTATATCCTCATTCGGCCGCCCTTGGCGAAAAGCCTCTTTATTGCAGTCGAAAATGCGCTGTACAATTCGTCGAGCCGAAGCATCGTTTACTACTTCGTCTCCACTCGATTGATCGACGACGATAAGTTTTCCGTCAGCTAGCGCATCGTAGATATCATCCGCGTAGTCGCTTGATGTTTCTGGTGTGTGCTGTGAGCGAGCCTGTCCAATAAGTTGAGCGCCGTTTGGGCGAGCGATCATCTCCAGGATGGCTCGAAGGTCTCCATCAGCCCAAGCCTCACCTGACGAGGAGTTCTGAATATAGTCATTCTCAAAATCCTTATAGGCTTTGGTACTCATGAATTGGTAAAGCGCTGCGAATGCGATTGCCAAGCGGCTCCACCCTGGCTCGTTAGCACTGAAGGCACTCGCAGCTGCAACAAACTCAGGTTCTCCGCTATTCGTCAAAGCATTAATCAGCTCCTTGTTGAAAAGTGACCTGTTTCCTGGACCACGCGTGCTTGGACGAGTGCTCGGAGGCGCATTCAGCCCAGCTTTTTCCAACAGCGTTCGGTACGCCAACACTCGTCGGGAGTAACGAGTCCGATCCCCCCAGTCTGCTCCAGGCTCTAGCGGCTGCATACGAACTTGCTGGAAATTCTGGATGTACTTTGAATCTCTTGCCGGAAGAACGTTATCGATAATCTCTTTCCCAATGGGCAGATTTTCCTCAACATGGAAATTGAGAAGCATGTACCGTCTGTCAGGATCGTTAGGGTGCGGGAGGATACCATAGGTAATGACATCGTCTGCAATGCCGTCTTCGTGCGCACGCCACACGTTCTTAAGAGCGTTTGGTGCTTCGCCACCTGAGTCTTGAGCATTGGCGTTTGCGTATTCTCCGTTAGGATCGAAGATAATTTGACCCACACGTCTTGGTACGTGCGTGCTGTAGCGGAGGTCAAAGACCGCCTTCGCAATAATCTTCGTCGTGTTCGACTTGCCTGTTCGAGTCATTCCGAACAGTGCGCTCTTCTGTCCCAGTAAATCTTCCGGTACAATCGTCACCCGTACATCGCGAACGCCCTGAAATGCGCGATTCGTAGAAGCATAACGAACCTCACCAATACCAACGCCAGTAGTTGCGCCACCATCGCGGTAGTTCACGATCTGTTGGAGTGCCTCATCATTTGGCTTATACACCTTCAGGCCCCGATTAGGGTAATAGTTCGAGAGATCGGCCCCGAAGCAGAGTTTTAATCTATGTTCATTTATTTCGTTCTTGGGAGGGCGAAGGTAGAACGTCCCAATTACACGACACCGAACGCCAGCAAAGCTCAGGAGCCCTGCAGTATGATGATCCATCACGCTAGAATCATCCCAATGTTCTTCCCCTGGGCCAGCAACTTGCCGCGCAGCTTGTACACGCACCCTTGTTGCTTCGTCATCATTTGGTAATGGTGCAGCATCCATCACACGCAATAAGAGAACCGAGCTATCCTCTTTGCTGTAATCAAAAGTCTCACCTGGTACGATTCTTGTGGCCACAAGAAAACTTAACCCTGGAATGCCACCGACTTCCTGCCGATGGGAGTCATGGATCTGTACGAGGGCAGTTTCATATCCCAACGAAAAGACTTCACCGACGTACTGCTTCTGTTGAACGAGCATGCCAAGTATTTCCGCTGCCTCACGCTCAGTGTCGCCTGCCTCGTATCCATCTATTACACGCTCGATTCCAGAGGGCGGCGATACAACATCACTCTGCCCATCAAGTAGGTCTTGTTGAATCATCACGGTTTATTGGGGTGGGGAGTATGTATAACCATTTATTAGCCGAATTTTTTCCATATGACACCCTTTTACAGGGTGAACAGACAGGAATTTCCGCATGAATTCCCAATCTAAGTGTTTAGATCGGCAAGTTTTTCGCAAAATAATCCTGTAATGCTTATATAGAAGGCTACTTTAAGCATGCCTTTGTCTGTTATCTCCACTCTGGTTGCCTAAGGTGCCAGAACATGTAATTAGATAGATTCTGAGCTGGTTGGCGTTCTATTTCACGATCTAGAGAGGGAACCGCACGAACTTGCGAAGCTAGGACCTGCATCCATCCAGCGGGGCTCGGGATCTACTAGAGTGGTTAGGGCAGATTTTTGCAGGATGCGATGGCCACTTCCACTCCGATTCCAGATCTCCTTGCAACCGAGCTGAAAGCGGCGATCGCCCGAGCCAGTGGGGCTGGAAAACTGGGGACGCTGACAGAACCCGAGCAGATCGCATTAGTGAATGTGGCGGTGGAGGTGCCGAACGACACTCAATATGGCGACTATGCCAGCCCCTGTGCGTTAGGCATGGCGAAGCTGTGCCGCATGGCCCCCCGCAAAATTGCCGAAGCGATCGCCGCCGAGATTTCCCTACAAGATATTGAAGTCTCCCTGGCCGGTCCGGGGTTTATCAACTTCCGCTTGGGACCCGTTTTTCTGCAAAACCAACTCCAGCAAATCTTTGACTTGGGGAACGACTACGGCAAGACTGCGAGCGAGCAACCCGAGAAGATCTTGCTCGAATTTGTCTCCGCCAACCCCACCGGTCCCCTACACGTCGGGCACGGGCGCTGGGCCGCGATCGGCTCGACCCTGGCCAACCTCTTGCACTGGGCCGGACATCAGGTGGACTGCGAATATTACATCAACGATGCTGGCAGCCAAATGCAGAATTTGGGGCGATCGCTGCAGGTGCGGCTGCGGCAGCAGCGGGGGGAAGATGTCGAGTTGCCCGACGACAGCTATCGCGGCACCTATTTAATTGAGCTGGCTCAAAAGCTGGAAGCCTCCGGCAAAACCTTGGAAACCCTCGAAGACTATACCGACTATGCCTACGCCGAGCTGTTGCAGTGGCAGCGGGACACCTTGCACCAGCTCGGCACCGATTTCCAACAGTGGTTTAGCGAGCGTCGCTTGCACGCCTTAGATGGAGAGGGCCAAAGCGAAATCGATCGCACGTTGGCGCAACTGCAAGCGAAAGACTATCTCTACCGCGCCCACGCTGCCCGTCAGGACGAGATTGTCAAAGAGGGGGCCGAAGAGGCGGTCTATTTTAAAACAGCAGACTTTGGCGACGACAAAGATCGCGTGATTGAAAAAGGGGACGGCCAGCGCACCTACCTCGCAGCTGATATCGCCTACCATCGCGACAAATTAGCGCGGGGCTACGATCGCCTCATCAACATTCTCGGAGCCGATCACCACGGCTATATCTCCCGCCTCAAAGCAAGTGTCGCAGCCTTCGGGTGCAGCCCCGACCATTTAGAAGTCTTACTCGGCCAATTTGTGAAGCTGTTCCGCACCAATCCCGAAACTGGCGAGCGAGAAGAAGTCAAAATGTCCAAGCGCAGCGGCAACTTCGTCACGCTCAACGATTTGGTAGAGGACGAAGACATTGGCGTCGGTGTCGATGCGACTCGCTGGTTTTTGCTCAGTAACTCCGCCGATTCGCAAATCAATTTCGATCTGGACTTAGCCGTCAAACAAACCAACGACAACCCCGTCTTTTACGTGCAGTACGCCCACACCCGCTGCTGCTCTTTGCTGCGCATGGCGGCAGAAGCCGGATTAGAGATACCCAATCCCGCTAATATTCTCACTCGGGAGGGGGAGTTAATCTTTACCGAACCGGAAGAGCGCACACTGCTGATGTCACTGCTGACACTACCGGAAGGCTTGCAGCGGGCAGCGGACGATCGCGCCACCCATAAAGTGATTCGCTTGACGGAGGCGATCGCGACCGACTTTCACAAGTTCTACGATCGCTGCCGAATTTTGGGCAGTGTGCTGGCAGAAACTCCCGAACTGGCTGAGGCTCGCTTAGCGGTAGTGGAGGCGACCCGTCAGGTATTGTTCAACCTGCTCGAAGGCATCTTGGCCATTAGCGCCCCCACTTCGATGTAGGGCTAGCCGCTGAAAAAGCCCACTAACAGAAAGCTGGCAAACCCCAGCAATGCGAGGACGAGTAGTACTTTGCCAGCATTCGGGCTGCCTTTCCATGAATAGTTCTTTTCGTTCATAACGAAATCCTCGCAGTTTGTTAGGAAGCTTCATTGTACTCTGGCATCTCCCTCGGGGCGGGGAGCGGTCTAAGGCGAGTAAACGGTACAAGATTTATTACGGTCGCAGCCCGGACAACTCCCGATCGCGCTAGAAAGATAAAGCTCAACTTGTGGGAAGGGAAATGGCAACGGCGTATTCGTGCGACTTAGGAACGGGGCAGCGGGTAGCGATCGAGAATCGCGGTTCCCAAACTGTTGTCACGATGATGAGTACTGCGCCCGGACAGCAGCAACAGGCTAGCAGCGGATTGGCAACTGGAGCGTGGACCAATCCTCCCACACTATTTCAGCTCGGGAGTAGCTTCATCCTGAAAATTGATTCGGAAATCGGCCAACACTTCATCCAGTTACAGGGCAGTAGTTTGAGTGCGATGCACTATGCCCCGTCCCTCCAGAACGCTCGCAGCTTGCCATTACAACAGACTGCAGCCGTAGCGAGCCAACAACAGCAAGGCCAAAACGCCGCACAAGTCCCGCCCATGCAGCCTATGCCCCCCATGCAGCCCATGCAGCCCATGCAGCCTATGAAACCTATACAGCCCATGAAAATGGGAGATATGGAAATGCAAGCCAATCCAATGCAAATGCGGATGGGAGATATGGAAATGAGTATGGGTCACTCGGCGCTAGGAGCCTCTCAAACAAAGGCAGGTCGAAAATTTTGTTCGCAGTGCGGCAGTAGTCTGAAGTCCGGCGATCGCTTTTGCTCCAATTGCGGACATCGCCTAGACTAACGGTATGGCAACCCATCAAGGCTCAGCG is from Synechococcus sp. PCC 7336 and encodes:
- the argS gene encoding arginine--tRNA ligase; protein product: MATSTPIPDLLATELKAAIARASGAGKLGTLTEPEQIALVNVAVEVPNDTQYGDYASPCALGMAKLCRMAPRKIAEAIAAEISLQDIEVSLAGPGFINFRLGPVFLQNQLQQIFDLGNDYGKTASEQPEKILLEFVSANPTGPLHVGHGRWAAIGSTLANLLHWAGHQVDCEYYINDAGSQMQNLGRSLQVRLRQQRGEDVELPDDSYRGTYLIELAQKLEASGKTLETLEDYTDYAYAELLQWQRDTLHQLGTDFQQWFSERRLHALDGEGQSEIDRTLAQLQAKDYLYRAHAARQDEIVKEGAEEAVYFKTADFGDDKDRVIEKGDGQRTYLAADIAYHRDKLARGYDRLINILGADHHGYISRLKASVAAFGCSPDHLEVLLGQFVKLFRTNPETGEREEVKMSKRSGNFVTLNDLVEDEDIGVGVDATRWFLLSNSADSQINFDLDLAVKQTNDNPVFYVQYAHTRCCSLLRMAAEAGLEIPNPANILTREGELIFTEPEERTLLMSLLTLPEGLQRAADDRATHKVIRLTEAIATDFHKFYDRCRILGSVLAETPELAEARLAVVEATRQVLFNLLEGILAISAPTSM
- a CDS encoding DNA double-strand break repair nuclease NurA, which encodes MPYKGEFAGYKPLARIANSDRVQSIVRRCKKRVSDGEQVDVKPLIADVKPSGWLPDLLLAVDGSYHQLPVENGYPGAELAYITVASVILDVKKQRELDRSRPVNPLASRRTEEPGSIDCALPGCNVVVDSEPTPKASFRRVFFESILEKRPLSDGETLLETYEALLAYKPSERPQQCPYDDCPTDATYAPSSGDTHCKCEQQRIWYSTDALRIHEGLNPNGSSGAMFAEAMQVWERVWAVNFLRWIERKPRRFRLLRNLGIVLDGPLAVFGHPAWLSRAIYQELKRINGAARQVIGKDLLLVGVEKSGAFVDHYEVLDAPVSRVNGKRRFEPQTAVLLTNEYIRNHIALGDKPFGQDTYFGRKLFYKTASGARIVASLPFLTDASRDLSRRDPSHFPRLADAMSLLDATFSARFPNAVSPLISAHAEAAIPLNLGREVLEQLAKSLMAEEET
- a CDS encoding zinc ribbon domain-containing protein, whose translation is MATAYSCDLGTGQRVAIENRGSQTVVTMMSTAPGQQQQASSGLATGAWTNPPTLFQLGSSFILKIDSEIGQHFIQLQGSSLSAMHYAPSLQNARSLPLQQTAAVASQQQQGQNAAQVPPMQPMPPMQPMQPMQPMKPIQPMKMGDMEMQANPMQMRMGDMEMSMGHSALGASQTKAGRKFCSQCGSSLKSGDRFCSNCGHRLD
- a CDS encoding ATP-binding protein, translating into MIQQDLLDGQSDVVSPPSGIERVIDGYEAGDTEREAAEILGMLVQQKQYVGEVFSLGYETALVQIHDSHRQEVGGIPGLSFLVATRIVPGETFDYSKEDSSVLLLRVMDAAPLPNDDEATRVRVQAARQVAGPGEEHWDDSSVMDHHTAGLLSFAGVRCRVIGTFYLRPPKNEINEHRLKLCFGADLSNYYPNRGLKVYKPNDEALQQIVNYRDGGATTGVGIGEVRYASTNRAFQGVRDVRVTIVPEDLLGQKSALFGMTRTGKSNTTKIIAKAVFDLRYSTHVPRRVGQIIFDPNGEYANANAQDSGGEAPNALKNVWRAHEDGIADDVITYGILPHPNDPDRRYMLLNFHVEENLPIGKEIIDNVLPARDSKYIQNFQQVRMQPLEPGADWGDRTRYSRRVLAYRTLLEKAGLNAPPSTRPSTRGPGNRSLFNKELINALTNSGEPEFVAAASAFSANEPGWSRLAIAFAALYQFMSTKAYKDFENDYIQNSSSGEAWADGDLRAILEMIARPNGAQLIGQARSQHTPETSSDYADDIYDALADGKLIVVDQSSGDEVVNDASARRIVQRIFDCNKEAFRQGRPNEDIPNILIYAEEAHNLLPSDRETDYRDIWVRTAKEGAKYNLGLIYVTQEVSSIQKNILKNTSNWFIGHLNNTDETRELRKFYDFADFEGSILRAQDKGFLRVKTISNPFVVPVQVREFMLQLVKPETSSSQNSEGA
- a CDS encoding peroxidase family protein codes for the protein MAKRPWHQQPLLFALLKLREFRNNLRRDNLHDTSQFPDRDKLPKPAATNGKGHLKARTPDGSYNDPDSPEMGMAGTRFGRNVPLADAFPDKDKLLTPNPRVLSRKLMTREEFVPATIVNLLAAPWIQFQNHDWMSHGDNQPNNKVEIPLEEDDPWPQEHRPLAIKKTLEDESRDPNDTSNPPSFINEVTHWWDGSQIYGSDRETVEKLRSHVDGKLTIEDNGLLPLDPELGIDSTGFNDNYWIGLSLLHTLFVKEHNTICDRLKQKYSNMSDDELFDKARLINAALMAKIHTVEWTPAILPHPATVAALNANWYGLLGQKFKNFIGRIGDSEALSGIIGSSTDQFGAPYYLTEEFVSVYRLHPLIPDDYDFRSLDGDRTVLQKNFFEISGNRARAVVEQVGMDDLFYSFGTAYPGAITLHNYPKFLQQFAKDNGEVFDLAAVDILRDRERGVPRYNRFRELLGRGKVKSFDEITSNPTWASELKELYNNDIDSIDLMVGMFAEDLPDGFGFSDTAFRIFILMASRRLKSDRFFTKDYTAEVYTQLGLEWIDKTSMLDVLERHYPALAPCLEGVENAFAPWKRAA
- a CDS encoding DNA methyltransferase; protein product: MEVNIDIPKRRPRKFQTAIDRWAGVGPYYAMFPLDFAYDVIETYTQPGDRILDPFVGRGSSIFAAAAKGRTGCGIEINPVGWLYSSVKLHPATQARVLKRLREIEFERIDIGRANLPTFFEWAYSPAVLRFLLAARESLRWRARESKVDRTLMAFILVSLHGRRSSSLSNQMRDSKAMAPDYSVRWWAERGMGPPDVDPVAFLEQRIVWRYKKGRPELVGDVLLGDSVRLLSSNYQWRAITEPFDLLFTSPPYYGVTNYHCDQWLRLWMLGQRPSPKRRGGRWQRKFESQSDYRELLASVFGGAAKRMSDDSMVIVRTDARKFTLSATIEALQIAFPYKELREEKRPVKGQTQTALYGDTSKKPGEVDLVMTPK